The following proteins come from a genomic window of Pelmatolapia mariae isolate MD_Pm_ZW linkage group LG17, Pm_UMD_F_2, whole genome shotgun sequence:
- the socs2 gene encoding suppressor of cytokine signaling 2, with translation MTCQSSESTETIEGDRRADNNTGAVESDESRIAAAMKELRNTGWYWGSLTANEAKEILQDTSEGTFLLRDSSQRDYLFTISAMTSAGPTNLRIEFKHGKFKLDSVVLVKPKLKQFKSVVHLVEYYVQLSRSSDKAAAASNSRVSPVPPNGTVQLLLTKPVYTSTPTLQHLCRITINQRTRQVQDLPLPNRLKDYLTDYAYNV, from the exons ATGACCTGCCAGTCCTCCGAGTCCACGGAAACCATAGAGGGTGACAGACGAGCCGACAACAATACCGGAGCTGTGGAATCTGACGAGAGCCGCATTGCCGCTGCCATGAAGGAGCTCAGAAACACGG GTTGGTACTGGGGCAGTCTGACGGCTAATGAAGCCAAAGAGATCCTGCAGGACACCTCTGAAGGCACCTTCCTGCTGCGGGACAGCTCTCAGAGAGATTACCTGTTCACCATCTCCGCCATGACGTCAGCAGGTCCCACCAACCTGCGGATCGAGTTCAAACACGGCAAGTTCAAGCTGGACTCGGTGGTCCTGGTGAAGCCCAAGCTGAAGCAGTTCAAGAGTGTGGTCCACCTGGTCGAGTACTACGTCCAGCTGTCCAGGAGCAGCGACAAGGCGGCGGCAGCATCAAACTCTCGGGTCTCTCCGGTGCCGCCTAATGGCACAGTGCAGCTGCTACTCACCAAACCCGTGTACACCTCCACGCCAACCCTGCAGCACCTCTGTCGCATCACCATCAACCAAAGGACACGGCAGGTTCAGGATTTGCCGCTGCCCAACAGACTAAAGGACTACCTGACGGATTACGCCTACAATGTGTAA
- the cradd gene encoding death domain-containing protein CRADD, translating into MDPAHRAVLRKHRLELSGQLLVSETIVPFLYQEEILTDAQVEDIESRSTERQKTLRLLDLLPSRGPRAFQSFLRSLEDFSWVRDRLLQELQTPHEPGPTDACRLPESVLQRVPSDRELSQLALRLGAEWESVLLDLGLSTEALFRCRSDHSLSSQAAALAGLVQWRRADGKRATVERLLQSLQSAGIHSAVLEDVLNVSS; encoded by the exons ATGGACCCGGCACACAGAGCCGTCCTCCGAAAACACCGACTGGAGCTGTCCGGCCAGCTACTGGTCAGCGAAACCATCGTTCCGTTTCTGTACCAGGAGGAGATTTTAACAGACGCGCAGGTGGAGGACATCGAGTCCCGGTCCACGGAGAGACAGAAGACCCTCAGGCTCCTGGACCTCCTGCCGAGCCGCGGGCCCCGGGCCTTCCAATCCTTCCTGCGGTCCCTAGAGGACTTCAGTTGGGTCCGGGACCGACTGCTGCAGGAGCTCCAGACCCCACATGAACCCGGACCCACAG ACGCCTGTCGGCTCCCGGAATCGGTTCTACAGCGGGTTCCTTCAGATCGAGAGTTGTCCCAGCTGGCGTTGCGGCTCGGTGCCGAGTGGGAATCAGTGCTATTGGATCTGGGTCTGTCGACAGAGGCGCTGTTTCGATGCCGGTCCGATCACAGCCTCAGTTCTCAGGCGGCGGCGCTCGCTGGGCTGGTTCAGTGGAGGCGGGCTGACGGGAAGCGAGCAACAGTGGAGAGGCTACTGCAGAGTCTGCAGAGCGCTGGCATCCATTCAGCGGTCCTGGAAGACGTTCTGAATGTTTCTTCGTAA